One Aegilops tauschii subsp. strangulata cultivar AL8/78 chromosome 7, Aet v6.0, whole genome shotgun sequence genomic window carries:
- the LOC109734878 gene encoding uncharacterized protein, producing MGLFSGAGSSSKAKGKAHTVPFPSEFLPPPPALARRQRQRVNVPVHQADWHWQQRVPLPYPDATLPHNWYLDPERIPVPAAPRSARAHVEEVRRRRVLLMPEQHRDAAYASDSPNWKRWFAFEHKEARRRGVREVDRSVPPPPLVVREEDQATEDAYQAAIAAVYRESEEDERSGSSRSFYPHPNHFNLKEGDANTKFFHRQVNARRRKNHIHRIKHNGGWVTEHSQKEAFVHDYFSSTMGKGSTATTDFNWEGLDIEARDDLGNLADPFSEEEVREAINQMPGDKAPGPDGFTGLFFKSCWAIIKHDIMKAIFCFGNLRTANLHWVNSANIILLPKKDGAEEISDYRPISLIHAIPKIIAKVLAIRLSHHMLHLVSNAQSAFIKTRSIHDNFMYVRNLARRLHKCKTPSLLFKLDIRKAFDSVKWEYIIDLLRRRGFPSIFRDWITALLCSSSSRILLNGVAGSPIIHGQGLRQGDPISPLLFVLAIDPLQRILEMAATTGLFHKIRGRGVLLRTSLYADDAAVFMAPIKRDIDHLSNILCLFGDVTGLATNFHKSSVIPIRCGHINLSDILQNLPAARGSFPMKYLGLPLSVWRLRKVDFQFLEDKAPAKLVPWDGQNITSMGRTALVKSVLASQAIYFITTLVLPTSTLKNLHKLERAFLWEGTDKTTGAKCKVNWDTVCRPIANGGLGVLNTEKFARALRIRWIWFEWKEPTKMWVGMGNPCDNADYNFFYASSTIIVGNGARTPFWDSLWVHNRKPMDLAPLIYAASTRKNWKVREALKDGAWVKKIKMTSDFSIEHFRQFLELWATIRDFHLQEDIDDDIVWKHSTSGLYTAESAYKAQFLGLIRSPLEHAVWKIWAPPKVKFFAWLAIQNRVWTADRLAKRGWPNCGSCPLCMRENESVDHLFFKCRFSIRLWGLVKAWLQLIHIDTSTWPLRHSTLEWWLGLTDASVPNRKAMASLTMLTTWTIWNERNARVFRNMAAPPTVLLDNIKREASFWVAAGAKKLGSIMPEE from the exons ATGGGGCTCTTCTCTGGCGCCGGCAGCAGCAGTAAGGCCAAGGGCAAGGCCCACACCGTCCCTTTCCCCTCTGAGTTCCTCCCGCCTCCGCCGGCGCTGGCTCGCCGGCAGAGGCAGCGCGTGAACGTGCCAGTGCACCAGGCGGACTGGCATTGGCAGCAGCGCGTGCCTCTGCCGTACCCCGACGCCACCCTGCCACACAACTGGTATCTGGATCCAGAGAGGATCccagtgccggcggcgccgcggtCAGCTAGGGCGCACGTGGAGGAGGTGCGGCGCCGGCGGGTGCTGCTGATGCCGGAGCAGCATCGCGACGCCGCCTATGCATCCGACTCGCCGAACTGGAAGAGGTGGTTCGCCTTTGAGCACAaggaggcgaggcgacgcggCGTGCGCGAGGTCGACCGCAGCGTGCCGCCGCCCCCACTCGTCGTCCGCGAGGAGGACCAGGCGACGGAGGACGCCTACCAGGCGGCCATTGCGGCGGTCTACCGCgagagcgaggaggacgagcg GTCTGGTTCCAGCCGATCTTTTTATCCACATCCAAATCATTTCAACCTCAAAGAGggtgatgcaaacaccaaatttTTTCATCGCCAGGTGAACGCTAGAAGACGCAAGAACCACATACACCGTATCAAGCACAATGGTGGATGGGTCACTGAGCACTCTCAAAAGGAGGCTTTTGTCCACGACTATTTCTCCTCGACCATGGGAAAAGGCTCCACGGCGACCACAGACTTCAACTGGGAGGGGTTGGACATTGAGGCTCGTGATGATTTGGGCAACCTCGCGGACCCtttctccgaggaggaggtgcgTGAGGCCATCAACCAGATGCCTGGTGACAAGGCGCCCGGCCCGGATGGATTCACCGGGCTTTTCTTCAAGAGTTGTTGGGCCATCATCAAGCATGATATTATGAAGGCCATCTTTTGCTTCGGTAACCTCCGCACGGCCAACCTTCATTGGGTCAACTCCGCCAACATTATACTGCTCCCAAAGAAGGATGGAGCTGAAGAAATCTCCGACTACCGTCCAATTAGTCTGATTCATGCTATTCCCAAGATCATTGCAAAGGTCCTTGCCATCCGTCTTAGCCACCACATGCTCCACCTTGTCTCCAACGCGCAGAGTGCTTTCATCAAGACAAGAAGCATCCATGACAATTTCATGTATGTGAGGAATCTTGCGCGGAGGCTCCACAAGTGCAAAACCCCTTCGCTTCTCTTCAAGTTGGACATTCGGAAGGCATTTGATTCAGTCAAGTGGGAGTATATCATTGACCTCCTCCGCCGTAGGGGGTTCCCGAGCATTTTCAGAGATTGGATCACCGCCCTACTTTGCTCCTCTTCCTCGCGGATTCTTCTTAACGGCGTCGCTGGCAGCCCCATCATCCATGGCCAGGGTCTTCGACAGGGGGACCCTATATCCCCCTTGCTATTTGTGCTCGCGATCGACCCACTCCAAAGAATTCTTGAGATGGCGGCAACTACAGGGCTATTTCATAAAATCCGTGGCCGTGGGGTTCTTTTACGAACCTCCCTTTATGCGGACGACGCGGCGGTCTTCATGGCACCCATCAAGCGCGATATTGACCACCTCTCCAACATCCTTTGTCTTTTTGGCGATGTCACCGGTCTAGCCACCAACTTTCACAAGAGCTCGGTCATCCCAATCCGTTGTGGGCACATCAACCTGTCGGACATCCTTCAAAACCTTCCGGCGGCGCGCGGATCCTTCCCCATGAAATACTTAGGCCTCCCGCTCTCTGTGTGGCGGCTCAGGAAGGTGGACTTTCAGTTCTTGGAGGATAAGGCGCCGGCAAAGTTGGTCCCTTGGGACGGGCAAAACATCACGTCTATGGGACGCACCGCCTTGGTCAAGTCGgtgcttgcctcccaagccataTACTTCATCACTACACTCGTCCTCCCCACAAGCACCCTCAAAAATCTCCACAAGCTTGAGCGAGCGTTCCTTTGGGAGGGAACTGACAAGACCACCGGGGCCAAATGCAAGGTTAATTGGGACACCGTTTGCCGCCCAATTGCTAATGGGGGTCTTGGAGTGCTAAACACGGAGAAATTTGCTAGGGCACTGAGGATTCGTTGGATTTGGTTTGAGTGGAAGGAGCCAACTAAGATGTGGGTTGGCATGGGCAACCCGTGCGATAACGCAGACTACAACTTCTTCTATGCCTCCTCAACTATTATTGTGGGAAATGGCGCGCGCACCCCCTTTTGGGACTCTCTGTGGGTGCACAACCGCAAACCCATGGATTTGGCCCCTCTCATCTACGCGGCGTCAACGAGGAAGAATTGGAAGGTGCGGGAAGCACTAAAGGATGGCGCTTGGGTTAAAAAGATCAAGATGACGTCCGATTTTTCTATAGAGCACTTCAGACAATTTCTCGAGCTTTGGGCCACCATCCGGGATTTTCACCTACAGGAGGATATTGACGACGACATTGTTTGGAAGCATTCTACTAGTGGCCTCTACACGGCGGAGTCCGCCTACAAAGCGCAATTTCTCGGCCTCATTCGCTCTCCCTTGGAGCATGCAGTGTGGAAAATCTGGGCTCcacccaaggtcaagttctttgCTTGGCTGGCCATCCAAAATAGAGTCTGGACTGCGGATCGTTTGGCCAAGCGCGGTTGGCCTAACTGTGGCTCATGCCCCTTATGCATGCGTGAGAATGAATCGGTTGACCATCTCTTCTTCAAATGTCGTTTCAGCATTCGCCTATGGGGCTTGGTCAAGGCGTGGCTGCAACTCATTCACATTGACACCTCTACTTGGCCCCTGAGGCATTCCACCTTAGAATGGTGGCTTGGGTTGACTGATGCTTCCGTCCCCAATCGGAAGGCCATGGCCTCGCTCACCATGCTCACTACATGGACGATCTGGAACGAGCGAAACGCTCGTGTATTCCGCAACATGGCAGCTCCGCCTACGGTTCTTCTCGACAACATCAAAAGGGAGGCATCATTTTGGGTCGCCGCCGGAGCtaagaagctagggtccatcaTGCCGGAAGAGTGA